CCACGGTCACCATCGACGTGAACCAGGGCGCGCCGGAGATCTTCCTGAAGCCGCCGTCGCGCTTGGCGCCCGCAGCCAGGCCGGCGGAGATACCGCCGCTCATGCCGGCCTCCGCTTGGCACGCGCGATGAGTTGCTTGAATTCGCTCGACTGCGAAATGCAGACCACGAACACCACGATGGATTTGACGACCATGTTGACCTCGGGCGGCACGCCCAGCGAATAGATGGTGTACGTGAGCGTCTGGATGATCAGCGCGCCGATCATGCTGCCCACCAGGCTGAACCTGCCCCCGGCGAGCGAGGTGCCGCCCAGCGTGACCGCCAGGATCGCATCCAGCTCCAGCAGCAGGCCGGCATTGTTGGCATCCGCGCTCTTGATGTTCGAGGTGACGAGCAGGCCCGCCAGGCCGGCGCAGAAGCTGCAGAACACATACGCGAACACCAGCAGCGTGGCCGTGCGCAGGCCGGCCAGGCGCGCCGCCACCGGGTTGATGCCGACCGACTGGATGAACAGGCCGAGCGCGGTCTTCTTCATCAGCAGCATGGTCACGGCGAACACCGCCGCCACCAGGTACACCGCGAACGGCAATCCGAACAGGTAGCCGCTGCCCATGAAGAAGAACGGCTGGTAGTAGACGGTGACGATCTGGCCGTCGGTCAGCAGCTGCGCCAGGCCGCGCCCGGCCACCATCAGGATCAGGGTGGCGACGATCGGCTGCAGCTTGATGCCGGCCACCAGCACGCCGTTCCACAGCCCGCACAGCAGCGCCACGCCGAGCGCGGCGCCCAGGGCCAATGGCATCGGGAGCATCGGGGTGGCGCCGCCGACCAGCATCGCCGCGACGGTGCCGGACAGCGCGACCACGGCGCCGACCGAGATGTCGATGCCGCGCGTGGCGATCACCAGCGTCATGCCGAGCGCGGCGAGCATCAGCGGCGCCGCGCGGTTGAGGATGTCGACCAGCGCGCCGTACAGGTGGCCGTCCTTGACGTCGAGGCGCAAGAACCCGGGCACCAGCAGCGCGTCCAGCACCAGCAGCACGATCAATGCCGCGGCCGGGCGCAGCAGCGGATGCTGCAGCAGCAGCGCGCCGAGCGGCGTGCGCGCCGGTTCCGATGCCGCCACGGACGCCG
The genomic region above belongs to Massilia forsythiae and contains:
- a CDS encoding ABC transporter permease gives rise to the protein MNAPVKTPASVAASEPARTPLGALLLQHPLLRPAAALIVLLVLDALLVPGFLRLDVKDGHLYGALVDILNRAAPLMLAALGMTLVIATRGIDISVGAVVALSGTVAAMLVGGATPMLPMPLALGAALGVALLCGLWNGVLVAGIKLQPIVATLILMVAGRGLAQLLTDGQIVTVYYQPFFFMGSGYLFGLPFAVYLVAAVFAVTMLLMKKTALGLFIQSVGINPVAARLAGLRTATLLVFAYVFCSFCAGLAGLLVTSNIKSADANNAGLLLELDAILAVTLGGTSLAGGRFSLVGSMIGALIIQTLTYTIYSLGVPPEVNMVVKSIVVFVVCISQSSEFKQLIARAKRRPA